The sequence TCGCAGACTGCTCCTTGATTCCCAAGGAAGAATCGCTCCTTTTGGAGCTGCACGTTCTCTTTGGGGTGAGAGTGATCCTCCTCCTCTCTCCTCAAGGCTTCAAAAAGCAGGAACGCCTTCTTTTAGGAGGGGCGATTGCTTGCATCCTCAAAGAGGAGCGCTCGGCTTGGATGAGGGAGCTTCTTGGTTTCTTGGCTCACCTCAAAAGTAGCACCCCCAGAGAGATTCTTCTCCTCTCTCCATCCACTTTTTTAGCCAAAAGGGTGCGGGAAGCGCTCCTGCCTAGAGGCTACCATCTGCATACAGAAAAAAGGAGCGAAGAAGCCTTGGCGGTGGCTAGCCAAGGGGGCTTAAGGGTGTTGATTTTAGATTCTGGAGTGGAGGAGGAGAATCCCCAAGAGCTCCTTTGGGACATCAAGGAGACCCACTCCTCCCCTCTACCTTGCCTGATCCTCTCCTCCCATCTTGATCGTTCCCAAGTGGAGAGGCGATTTGGCTCTAGTGGCTATGAGCGCCTCGTGGAGCCTTATGGGTATGGAGAGATGATCAAAAAGATAGAGGAGATGTCCAAAGACTAGAGGGCGCGGATTTTGGCAATCTCATCCCTCAATCTTGCCGCCTCCTCAAAATCAAGAAGCTTGGCCGCTTCATGCATCTTTTTGGTCATCTCTTTGATGATTTTCTCTCGCTCTGCTTTAGGAATTTTCTCCTTCTTTGAGGCCTTTGCGTAGAGATCGCCCACCCCTTCAAGACGCAGCTCTTCATCCAATTTTCTCGTGACGCTTTTGGGGGTGATTCCATGTTTTTGGTTGAATTCCTGCTGTTTGGAGCGGCGATAGTCGGTCACCTCCATGGCTCTCTTCATCGAAGGAGTGATCTTTTGAGCAAAGAGCAAAACGCGTCCATTGAGATTCCTCGCCGCACGTCCCATGGTCTGAATGAGGCTTGTCTCACTCCGCAAGAAGCCCTCCTTATCCGCATCCAGAATCGCCACCAGCGAGACCTCAGGAAGATCCAGTCCCTCTCGCAAAAGATTGATTCCCACCAGCACATCAAACTCTCCCGTGCGTAACCCTCGAATAATCTGATTGCGCTCAATCGCATCGATCTCTGAGTGCATATAGCGCACCTTGATTCCCAAATCGGCATAATACTTGGTCAGCTCTTCGGCCATCTTTTTCGTGAGGGCGGTGATGAGCACACGCTCGCCTCGCGCCACCACCGCTTTGATCTCATCAAAGAGTGCGGCGACTTGATTTTGACTATCGCGCACCTCATAGAGAGGATCCAAAAGTCCCGTGGGGCGCACGATCTGCTCAGCGATCTGCGCTTGGCTTAGCTCAAGCTCCCTTGGCGCAGGGGTTGCCGAGACAAAGAGGTAGTGCGGCGCCTTGGTGATGAACTCCTCATAGGTGAGCGGACGGTTGTCCAGTGCACTAGGCAAGCGGAATCCATGCTCCACCAGTACCTCTTTACGACTTCGATCCCCTGCATACATCCCCCCAAACTGAGGCAAAGAGACATGTGATTCATCCACGATGATGAGATAGGGTTTGCCCTTAAATTCAAAGTAATCCAGCAGAGAGTAAGGAGTTTCACCTACTTTTTTACCCGTGAGATGGCGTGAGTAGTTTTCGATTCCCTTGCAAATTCCTGTCGCTCCAATCATCTCCAAGTCAAATTCGGTGCGCTGTTTGAGCCTAGCGTGCTCGACCATTCGCCCCTCTTTTTGGTAAAACGCCAACCGCTCTTCTAGCTCCGATTCGATGGTTTTGAGCGCCTCGTGAAGTCGATTCTGCCCTACGATAAACTGATTGGCCGCATAGAGAATATAGCTTGGCAGCTCCCCCAAAGCCTGCCTATCCACGCTATCTAGGAGGGCAATGCGTTCAATCTCATCCCCAAAAAACTCCACGCGCACCACTTCATCTTCGCTGTAGGCAGGATAGATATCAATCACCTCGCCATTGACACGAAAATCTCCACGATCAAAAAAGTTGTCGTTGCGCTTATAGCCCATCTCCACCAATCGCAGCAAAAGCTCGCGCTGATGCAGCCGCTCCCCTACCTCTAGCTTTTGGATCATCTGAACATACTCTGCAGGGCTTCCAAGACCATAGTTGGCCGAGACTGAAGCCACCACAATTACATCCTCATGCGCCAGGAGCGAAGTGGTCGCTGAGAGCCTGAGGCGCTCCAGCTCCTCATTGATGGAGCTGTCCTTTTCAATGAAGAGGTCTTGGCGCGGAATATAGGCTTCGGGCTGGTAGTAGTCAAAGTGGGAGATGAAATATTCCACATGATTCTTAGGGAAAAAGCCGCGAAACTCACTGTAGAGCTGAGCGGCGAGGGTTTTATTGTGAGTCATGATGAGCGTAGGAATCTGAAGCTTCTCAATGATCTTAGCCATCGTGTAGGTCTTGCCGCTTCCCGTGACGCCTACAAGCGTCTGATAGCGATGCTGGGTCTGAATGCTTTGGGCGAGCTTCTCAATCGCTTGAGGCTGATCACCTGCAGGCTCATAGGGAGAGTGCACTTTGAAAGGCTGCATGGAGGCTCCGTTGTAAAATGTTCAAAAAATGCTACAATTATACCCAACTTTAAATATTGATAAAAACGCCTTAGAATCGCTCTTTTGTCGATATTTTATCCCCCAAAAGCAAGGAGAAACCCATGGAAGCCCCCCTCACCTTACTAGAGAGACTCAACGAGAAGATTGATACACTCCTCTCTAGGCTTGCCTCTTCCGAGGAGACCCTTGAGATTCTCCGTAAAGAAAACATCATGCTCCGCGCTGAAAACGAAGCCAAAAGTAGCGAAATCTCCAGCCTCTATGAAGAAGTTTCTCTTAAAGAGCGCGAGCTAGAGGGTATGCTCAAAAAGATAGAATCGGCGCTCGTTCGATAGATCATGCCTGAGAAACTCTCGCTCTCCCTTCTTGGCAAGCGCTACGAAATCTCACTAGAGGGGGTGCATCCCCGCACCCATAAGGAGTTTGCTTGGCTTAGCGAGAGGAGTACTCTTGATGTCAAAGAGCTCCTCAAAGCCTATCTAGAAAAGTGCCAAGAGTGTGCCGAGATGCAAGAGGCGCTAGAAAAAATTTGTGACAAGCTTGATCAGCACTAAATCCCCTTGAATCACTACCTCCTCGCCATCCTAGGCTCCAGCGCTCCCACTCTCACCTACGCCTCCCCCAAAGCCATCGAATCAGGCGAAGTGGTGGAGGTGGAGCTCAAAAGCCGCCTCAAAAAAGCGGTCGTCTTGGAAAAGATCGATCCCCCAAGTTTTGATTGCAAAGAGATTCTCCGCCCTCTAGAGGCGCGATTCTCTCCCTTGCAACAAAAGATTGCCCGATTCATCTCCACCTACTACTGCGCCTCTTTAGGCGAGAGCTTTGGACTTTTCATCCCTTTTGAATCGACCCCACCCCCACCCAAAGAAGCACCCCCTCCTCCCCTTCTGCCCCTCTCTTCTCTCCAGCAAGAGGCGTTAGAGTTTTTGCAAGCCAAGCCAAGCGCGCTCCTTTTTGGCGACACAGGAAGCGGCAAAACAGAAATCTACGCTCACCTTATCGCCACCCATCTCTCCAAAGGAAAGAGTGTTCTTTTTTTGATGCCAGAGATCAGTCTCACCCCCCAAATGGAGAGGCGGCTCTGCGGCTATTTCGGGGATTGGGTCGCACTGTGGCACTCTAAAATCTCAGCCAAAAAAAAGCAAGAAACCCTAGAAGGGATCGCTAGCGGCCAGATTCGTCTCATCGCTGGCGCGCGCTCTTCACTCTTTTTGCCCCTCCCAAACCTTGGGCTCATCATCGTGGATGAAGAGCATGATGATGCCTACAAATCCCAAAATCGTCCCCGCTACAACGCGCGTGACCTAGCTCTCCTAGCGGGAGATCGCGGAGGAATCCAGGTGATTCTTGGAAGCGCCACCCCTCTAGCTAGCACCTATTATCGATTCTCCCAAAAAGAGGCGATGTTCCGCCTCAAAGGGCGCCACTTCCAAACCCAAAAGAGCCTCCTTTTCACTCCAGGGCTTGACACCCTCACGCCTCCCCTCCTTCAAGAAATCTCCAAAACCCTCAAGCGAGGCAAGCAGGCGATCATCTTCCTCCCCACTCGCGCCAACTTTAAGCACCTATTATGCACCCAGTGCGGAGAGAGCCTACAATGCCCCCATTGTAGCGTGAGCCTCAGTCTGCACAAAAAAGAGCGAGCGCTCATCTGCCACCACTGCCGCTACAGCTGCCCCATCCCCTCACTCTGCCCCAAGTGTGGTGCTGAGCTAAAGAGTGAGCGCCTTGGCACCGCACAGATTGCCGAGGAGCTCTCCCTCCTCTTTCCTGAGGCTAACATCGAGCGCTTTGATCGTGACCTCATCACCACACAAAGTCGCCTCAAAAAGACCCTAGAGCGCTTCAACCAAGGAAAAATCGATCTTCTCGTGGGCACTCAAATGCTCTCCAAAGGGCACGACTACCACAATGTCGAACTAGCCGCGATTTTGGGAATCGACTACCTTCTTAAGAGCGATGATTATCGGGCTCACGAGAGAGCGATCTCAACCCTCTTGCAGCTATGCGGGCGAAGCGGGCGAAAGGAATCGGGTGGCGTACTCATCCAAAGTTTCCACACCGCCTTTTTAAAAGATCGCCTGGGCGATTATGAGGAGTTTCTCAAAGAGGAGTTGAGACTGCGCCAAGGCCTCTATCCTCCCTTTAGCAAATTGGCGATGATCTGGTTCTCTCACACCGACCCCTCCAAAGCCCAAAGAGCCTGCCAAGAGACCCTAGAGCGCCTCCAAAAAACCCCCGTAGAGATCATCGGTCATGGTCCCGCCCCCATCGAGAAGATCGCCAAGAAGTGGCGCTACTGCATCTTTGTGCGCTCTAAAAGCTCCAAAACCCTCCTCTCTTCGCTCGCCAAAGCCAAGGGCGAGCTTGATGAGATCGACATCGATCCTCTCTCGTTCGTGTAAGCGAGGATGGGCTAAAATAGCGCTAAAATTCGCCAAAGGTCGCCCATGAAGCTAGCCATCATCTGCGATTCTCCTCTTCTTGACCGATGCTTGGAGTACTATTTGAGAGAGCATGTCACCAGCTATCGCCAGTGCGACTTTGTCGTCTCCGATAAGCCCCTAAAGGTGGACAAACCCCTCTGCCTCATCTCCACCAGCCAAGAGGCCTACATCCCCAAGCCCTTCACGCGCACCCAGCTAATTTTGGGTCTGGAGGCCTTTTTCAAATCCCTCAAACTCCGTCCGCCCTTTGATGAAATCTCCGAAGGGCATCAAGACTTCGCCCTCAAAAAGAGAATCGAAGAGGCCACTTCGCGCTTTTCCCAAGAGCTCTACTGGATGATCACGGAGCATCATGAAGGCAAACGGTAAAAAATTGACCCTAAGAGTCATCGCGGGCTCTCTCAAGGGTCGCCCCATCGCGATGGTGCCAAGCGATACCACACGAAGCACCAAATCCATCCTCAAAGAGTCATTTTTTAACACCCTAGGGATAGAAGTGGAAGGGACGCTTTTTGTCGAGGTCTTTGCGGGCACGGGTTCCATGGGGATTGAGGCGCTCTCTAGGGGAGCAAGGCGGGCGATCTTTTTTGAGTATTCTAACGAAGCCTATAAAATCTTGCAAAAAAATCTCCAAACCCTCTCCCTCCAAGAGGCGAGTGAGAGCTTTTTGGGGAATAGCTTTGATCTCTTTCCTCAAATCATGCGATCTCAGAGCCAAAAGGAGAAGATGATCGTCTATCTTGATCCTCCTTTTGCGATTCGAGAGAATCAAGCCGAGGTTTATGAGCGCTGCTATGCTCTCATCCAAACCCTCTCTCCTCAAAACACTCTCTATATTGCGCTAGAGCATATGAGCCAGCTTGAGCCTCCAAGCCAAATTGGGGCGTTTGAGCGCCTCAAGACCAAAAAA comes from Wolinella succinogenes DSM 1740 and encodes:
- a CDS encoding response regulator transcription factor, with protein sequence MKTLPWRPKKILLFGFSPCDKGRLWLSLIHQGYLLLDAFSLSEAKSLYYQEGFDGVIADCSLIPKEESLLLELHVLFGVRVILLLSPQGFKKQERLLLGGAIACILKEERSAWMRELLGFLAHLKSSTPREILLLSPSTFLAKRVREALLPRGYHLHTEKRSEEALAVASQGGLRVLILDSGVEEENPQELLWDIKETHSSPLPCLILSSHLDRSQVERRFGSSGYERLVEPYGYGEMIKKIEEMSKD
- the uvrB gene encoding excinuclease ABC subunit UvrB; its protein translation is MQPFKVHSPYEPAGDQPQAIEKLAQSIQTQHRYQTLVGVTGSGKTYTMAKIIEKLQIPTLIMTHNKTLAAQLYSEFRGFFPKNHVEYFISHFDYYQPEAYIPRQDLFIEKDSSINEELERLRLSATTSLLAHEDVIVVASVSANYGLGSPAEYVQMIQKLEVGERLHQRELLLRLVEMGYKRNDNFFDRGDFRVNGEVIDIYPAYSEDEVVRVEFFGDEIERIALLDSVDRQALGELPSYILYAANQFIVGQNRLHEALKTIESELEERLAFYQKEGRMVEHARLKQRTEFDLEMIGATGICKGIENYSRHLTGKKVGETPYSLLDYFEFKGKPYLIIVDESHVSLPQFGGMYAGDRSRKEVLVEHGFRLPSALDNRPLTYEEFITKAPHYLFVSATPAPRELELSQAQIAEQIVRPTGLLDPLYEVRDSQNQVAALFDEIKAVVARGERVLITALTKKMAEELTKYYADLGIKVRYMHSEIDAIERNQIIRGLRTGEFDVLVGINLLREGLDLPEVSLVAILDADKEGFLRSETSLIQTMGRAARNLNGRVLLFAQKITPSMKRAMEVTDYRRSKQQEFNQKHGITPKSVTRKLDEELRLEGVGDLYAKASKKEKIPKAEREKIIKEMTKKMHEAAKLLDFEEAARLRDEIAKIRAL
- a CDS encoding primosomal protein N'; translation: MNHYLLAILGSSAPTLTYASPKAIESGEVVEVELKSRLKKAVVLEKIDPPSFDCKEILRPLEARFSPLQQKIARFISTYYCASLGESFGLFIPFESTPPPPKEAPPPPLLPLSSLQQEALEFLQAKPSALLFGDTGSGKTEIYAHLIATHLSKGKSVLFLMPEISLTPQMERRLCGYFGDWVALWHSKISAKKKQETLEGIASGQIRLIAGARSSLFLPLPNLGLIIVDEEHDDAYKSQNRPRYNARDLALLAGDRGGIQVILGSATPLASTYYRFSQKEAMFRLKGRHFQTQKSLLFTPGLDTLTPPLLQEISKTLKRGKQAIIFLPTRANFKHLLCTQCGESLQCPHCSVSLSLHKKERALICHHCRYSCPIPSLCPKCGAELKSERLGTAQIAEELSLLFPEANIERFDRDLITTQSRLKKTLERFNQGKIDLLVGTQMLSKGHDYHNVELAAILGIDYLLKSDDYRAHERAISTLLQLCGRSGRKESGGVLIQSFHTAFLKDRLGDYEEFLKEELRLRQGLYPPFSKLAMIWFSHTDPSKAQRACQETLERLQKTPVEIIGHGPAPIEKIAKKWRYCIFVRSKSSKTLLSSLAKAKGELDEIDIDPLSFV
- the rsmD gene encoding 16S rRNA (guanine(966)-N(2))-methyltransferase RsmD; the protein is MKANGKKLTLRVIAGSLKGRPIAMVPSDTTRSTKSILKESFFNTLGIEVEGTLFVEVFAGTGSMGIEALSRGARRAIFFEYSNEAYKILQKNLQTLSLQEASESFLGNSFDLFPQIMRSQSQKEKMIVYLDPPFAIRENQAEVYERCYALIQTLSPQNTLYIALEHMSQLEPPSQIGAFERLKTKKFGKSALSYYATLAHD